One genomic region from Anticarsia gemmatalis isolate Benzon Research Colony breed Stoneville strain chromosome 7, ilAntGemm2 primary, whole genome shotgun sequence encodes:
- the nSMase gene encoding neutral sphingomyelinase: MEFTVNVFTLNCWGIPMVSKNRKERFEAIAKYLQSSPHNIVCLQEVWSEKDYLYLKENLKTNLPFSHFFYSGVLGSGLCVFSKWLIQDVFFHQWPLNGYIHKIHHGDWFGGKGVGLCRIKYGNRLINVYCTHLHAEYHVDDIYLAHRVLQAYSTAEFVNLTACPADLSILAGDLNAAPGDLSFKIITQLPPLEDPYDNFDEPKNPSTVTKPTGTCDNANNSYSDPKQVKICPDGKRIDHILYKLSPSLEAEVTSFGNPLPDKVPNQEFSFSDHNAVTLEMNIKPLAPDSFRKQYSKDNALDETVQQAMKVCEDAMSNLTKSKKLFLLVGGLIFMFLLGTVGFWPNSIIHDIVKLFVSGLCFYYIIMGTLWNKIEMNSLKAGLSALQNFSRTRVETKNKDELK, from the exons ATGGAATTTACTGTGAACGTCTTCACTTTGAACTGTTG GGGTATTCCGATGGTGTCTAAAAACCGCAAAGAGAGATTTGAAGCGATAGCAAAATATCTACAAAGCAGTCCACATAATATTGTCTGTTTGCAAGAAGTTTGGAGTGAAAAAGATTACTTATACttgaaagaaaatttaaaaacgaaTCTGCCATTTTCGCACTTTTTTTACag tgGTGTGCTAGGCTCTGGTCTGTGTGTATTCTCTAAATGGCTAATACAGGATGTTTTCTTTCATCAATGGCCACTAAACGGCTACATTCACAAGATTCACCACGGAGACTGGTTTGGAGGTAAAGGAGTGGGTCTGTGCCGTATCAAATATGGTAACAGACTTATTAATGTATATTGCACGCAT CTCCATGCAGAGTACCACGTGGATGACATTTACCTAGCACATAGGGTGCTACAAGCGTATTCTACGGCTGAATTCGTTAATCTGACTGCATGTCCAGCAGATCTCTCGATATTGGCTGGTGATCTCAATGCGGCTCCAGGCGATTTGTCTTTCAA GATAATAACCCAGCTGCCGCCATTAGAAGACCCTTACGATAATTTCGATGAGCCGAAGAACCCAAGCACAGTGACTAAACCGACGGGAACTTGCGACAACGCCAACAATAGCTACTCAGATCCCAAGCAAGTCAAGATCTGTCCCGATGGAAAGAGAATTGATCATATCTTATACAAACTTAGTCCTTCATTGGag GCGGAAGTAACAAGTTTCGGCAACCCATTACCCGACAAAGTACCCAACCAAGAGTTTTCATTCTCCGATCACAACGCAGTCACACTTGAAATGAATATAAAACCTTTGGCACCGGACTCTTTCCGCAAACAGTATAGCAAAGACAATGCATTGGATGAGACAGTTCAACAAGCGATGAAGGTCTGTGAAGACGCTATGTCGAACTTAACTAAATCTAAGAAGTTATTCCTTTTAGTTGGCGGACTGATATTCATGTTTTTACTCGGAACAGTAGGTTTCTGGCCAAACAGTATCATTCATGATATTGTGAAATTATTTGTTAGTGGTCTTTGCTTTTATTATATCATCATGGGAACACTCTggaataaaattgaaatgaatagTTTGAAAGCTGGACTGAGTGctttacaaaatttctctagAACAAGAGTGGAGACTAAGAATAAAgatgaattaaaataa